A part of Bacteroidia bacterium genomic DNA contains:
- a CDS encoding SDR family oxidoreductase, producing the protein MTQKVVVITGASSGIGKALAERYAHAGYKLALAARNIERLQKAAELLPTDSLLVTCDVSQMDDCQQLIRQTIERFGRIDTLINNAGISMRALFQDVSLEVLHQVMDINFWGSVYCTKFALPYLQKTQGSIIGISSIAGHRGLPARSGYSASKFAMNGFLEAIRAELLPDKVHVLTVSPGFTASNIRKVALNAQGSQQGESPRDETNMMSAEAVAEAVFKAQQKRKHSIILTTQGKLTVFLNKWFSKWMDKKVLHILAQEPDTPLKTKE; encoded by the coding sequence ATAACCCAAAAGGTAGTTGTAATAACGGGAGCTTCCAGTGGCATTGGCAAAGCCTTGGCAGAACGATATGCACACGCTGGATACAAATTAGCGTTAGCCGCTCGGAATATTGAACGCTTACAAAAAGCTGCCGAACTGCTCCCTACTGATTCTTTATTAGTAACTTGCGATGTTAGTCAGATGGATGATTGCCAGCAATTAATCAGGCAAACAATCGAACGTTTTGGCCGAATAGACACTTTGATTAACAATGCCGGAATTAGTATGCGGGCTTTGTTTCAAGATGTTTCGCTGGAAGTATTGCATCAGGTTATGGATATTAACTTTTGGGGATCGGTTTACTGCACTAAATTTGCCTTACCATATTTACAGAAGACACAGGGGAGCATTATCGGGATTTCATCAATTGCCGGACATCGAGGACTACCTGCCAGGAGCGGATATTCTGCCAGTAAATTTGCCATGAATGGCTTTTTAGAAGCCATTCGAGCAGAGCTATTGCCAGATAAAGTACACGTTCTTACGGTTAGTCCGGGATTCACAGCTTCCAATATTCGTAAAGTTGCGCTAAATGCACAGGGTTCCCAGCAAGGAGAAAGCCCCCGAGATGAAACCAATATGATGAGTGCAGAAGCCGTTGCCGAAGCCGTCTTTAAAGCACAACAAAAACGAAAACACAGTATTATCCTGACTACACAAGGCAAATTAACAGTGTTTCTCAACAAATGGTTTTCTAAGTGGATGGATAAAAAAGTTCTGCA